One window of the Litorilinea aerophila genome contains the following:
- a CDS encoding sensor histidine kinase codes for MSHARMALNKVPADSPARRHLERAIQATRHAADLTYQLLADMDRERTHSTYVDLNQIVVEVVELLEPELASRARLHLALTQELSLVWATPLQMRQVVMNLLRNAADAIAQPPGEIVVRTYEEVLTTQETRTFQGGGGLASGPYVCLEVQDSGVGMTPETLAHIFEPYFTTKSTGRGIGLTATLGIIYAHLGGVRVESAPGVGTTFRVYLPALADVD; via the coding sequence ATGAGCCATGCCCGCATGGCCTTGAACAAGGTGCCTGCGGATAGCCCAGCCCGGCGACACCTGGAGCGCGCCATCCAGGCGACCCGCCACGCTGCTGATCTCACCTATCAGCTTCTGGCGGACATGGATCGGGAGCGTACCCACTCCACCTACGTGGATCTGAACCAGATCGTGGTCGAAGTGGTGGAATTGCTGGAGCCGGAGCTGGCTTCTCGGGCCCGACTTCACTTAGCCCTGACCCAAGAATTGAGCCTGGTATGGGCGACACCGTTGCAGATGCGGCAGGTGGTCATGAATCTGCTCCGCAACGCGGCCGATGCCATTGCGCAGCCGCCAGGCGAGATTGTGGTCCGAACGTACGAAGAAGTCTTAACCACCCAGGAAACCCGGACTTTCCAGGGTGGTGGTGGGTTGGCTAGCGGGCCGTACGTTTGTCTGGAGGTGCAGGATTCTGGCGTCGGCATGACACCGGAGACGCTGGCCCACATCTTCGAGCCCTATTTCACCACCAAATCCACCGGCCGTGGCATTGGGCTGACCGCGACCCTGGGCATCATTTACGCCCACCTGGGTGGGGTACGGGTCGAAAGTGCACCTGGCGTTGGCACTACCTTCCGGGTGTATCTGCCCGCCCTGGCCGATGTGGACTGA